The following proteins come from a genomic window of Deltaproteobacteria bacterium CG11_big_fil_rev_8_21_14_0_20_49_13:
- a CDS encoding deoxyribonuclease IV (Assists in DNA repair by cleaving phosphodiester bonds at apurinic or apyrimidinic sties to produce new 5' ends that are base-free deoxyribose 5-phosphate residues), translating to MSRLVGAHFSISGGLFEAARRAGALHCNTIQIFTKNSNQWEATPLLEADIVRFQNECSAQGVRLAFSHTGYLINLATAEDGVHGLSMRSMMQELKRAESLELPFIVVHPGSHKGAGEIVGIVQVVESLKELIDDTEGFRVKIALETTAGQGRSMGYKFEHFDEIFKRLPAKYMKRIGVCMDTAHIFAAGYDIRDKKGYVATMKSFDDLIGIENLLAIHLNDSAKDLGSRVDRHENLGKGYIGLDAFTMLLRDKRFFNVPFVLETPKVDNDANDKKNLRIIRKIVGDI from the coding sequence CTGTCAAGGTTGGTGGGTGCCCATTTTTCTATCAGCGGCGGCCTTTTTGAGGCCGCGCGTCGTGCCGGGGCGCTTCATTGCAACACCATCCAGATATTCACCAAGAACTCCAACCAGTGGGAAGCGACGCCTCTTCTGGAGGCCGACATCGTAAGATTTCAAAATGAATGTTCTGCCCAAGGGGTTAGGCTCGCCTTTTCACACACGGGTTATCTTATAAACCTGGCCACGGCCGAAGATGGGGTTCACGGCCTCTCAATGAGATCGATGATGCAGGAGCTAAAAAGGGCGGAAAGTTTAGAGCTCCCTTTTATTGTGGTCCATCCCGGTTCCCACAAAGGGGCGGGCGAGATAGTCGGTATCGTGCAGGTAGTAGAGTCTCTCAAAGAGCTCATCGACGATACAGAGGGGTTCCGCGTCAAAATAGCCCTAGAGACAACGGCCGGACAGGGCCGAAGCATGGGTTACAAGTTCGAACATTTTGACGAGATATTCAAAAGGCTTCCCGCGAAATACATGAAAAGGATAGGCGTCTGTATGGACACCGCCCATATATTTGCCGCCGGCTACGACATAAGGGATAAAAAGGGTTACGTCGCCACCATGAAAAGCTTCGACGATCTTATCGGAATAGAAAATCTCCTTGCGATACACCTGAACGACTCGGCCAAGGACCTTGGGAGCAGGGTCGACAGGCACGAAAATTTAGGCAAGGGATATATTGGACTTGATGCCTTCACTATGTTACTAAGGGACAAGAGGTTCTTTAATGTCCCCTTTGTCCTGGAAACGCCAAAAGTGGATAACGACGCTAACGACAAGAAGAACCTGAGGATCATAAGAAAAATAGTGGGGGATATATAA